A genomic region of Phragmites australis chromosome 2, lpPhrAust1.1, whole genome shotgun sequence contains the following coding sequences:
- the LOC133910169 gene encoding bZIP transcription factor ABI5 homolog isoform X1: MASEVSKNVKVLNEQEVTSHQRDQSVRAGTSAAEEQSDPLALQSSILSLTLEELQNSLCEPGRNFGAMNMDEFMANIWNAEEFQATTGGCKGDLEEEAMATGTGESGGGGAGGSGLSRQGSFSLPPPLSRKTVDEVWAEISQGPVDAQAHAAPQAMVQPQMEIGGVAASGRQVTLGEMTLEDFLVKAGVVRGAFTDHGQAAAAVGMVPAGPMSHMQQVQLAAPMMFQVAPANAVYPVMGDGMGYHNGYPGGMVVVPPPPPSQCVAAAVSPGSSDGMSAMTQAEMMNCIGNGGMVRNGNARKRESPEDGCTEKTVERRQRRMIKNRESAARSRARKQAYTVELEAELNHLKEENARLRAEEVLRNKILVIYIFHCFSLLLCMDLIKHVVSVPFSFAEDDSVVKEKDGIYSDLNRVVSFFYTVLIIHLSL; this comes from the exons ATGGCGTCGGAGGTGAGCAAGAACGTGAAGGTCCTCAACGAGCAGGAGGTCACCTCGCACCAGCGTGACCAGAGCGTTCGCGCTGGGACCAGCGCTGCTGAGGAGCAGTCGGATCCGTTGGCGCTGCAGTCGTCGATCCTGTCGCTGACGCTGGAGGAGCTGCAGAATTCGCTCTGCGAGCCTGGGCGCAACTTCGGGGCCATGAACATGGACGAGTTCATGGCAAACATATGGAACGCCGAGGAGTTCCAGGCCACCACCGGCGGCTGCAAGGGGGacttggaggaggaggccatggcAACGGGAACTGGTGAGAGCGGAGGTGGAGGTGCGGGAGGAAGCGGATTGAGCCGGCAGGGGTCGTtctccctgccgccgccgctgtcccGGAAGACGGTGGATGAGGTCTGGGCCGAGATCAGCCAGGGGCCGGTGGATGCCCAGGCTCACGCCGCGCCGCAGGCCATGGTCCAGCCGCAGATGGAGATCGGCGGCGTCGCGGCCAGCGGTCGGCAGGTGACGCTGGGCGAAATGACGCTGGAGGATTTCCTGGTCAAGGCCGGCGTCGTCCGAGGAGCCTTCACAGACCACGGCCAGGCAGCCGCGGCGGTCGGGATGGTCCCAGCTGGGCCGATGAGCCACATGCAGCAAGTGCAGCTTGCGGCTCCCATGATGTTCCAAGTGGCGCCGGCCAACGCCGTGTACCCGGTGATGGGTGACGGCATGGGCTACCACAACGGGTACCCTGGGGGCATGGTGGTGgtgccgcctcccccgccgtcTCAGTGCGTGGCGGCCGCCGTGAGCCCGGGGTCGTCGGACGGGATGAGCGCGATGACACAGGCGGAGATGATGAACTGCATTGGCAACGGAGGGATGGTTCGGAACGGCAACGCGCGGAAACGCGAGTCCCCGGAGGATGGGTGCACCGAGAAGACGGTGGAGCGCCGGCAGCGGCGCATGATCAAGAACCGTGAATCGGCAGCCCGGTCACGCGCCAGAAAACAG GCATATACCGTGGAGCTTGAGGCTGAATTGAACCACCTCAAGGAGGAGAATGCACGCCTTAGAGCGGAGGAGGTACTGAGAAACAAAATATTGGTCATCTatatttttcattgtttttCACTGCTACTATGCATGGATCTGATCAAACACGTCGTCTCTGTTCCATTCTCTTTCGCAGAAGACGATTCTGTtgtcaaagaaaaagatggtATTTACTCCGACCTCAACCgtgttgtatcttttttttacaCAGTGCTCATCATTCACTTATCGTTATAG
- the LOC133910169 gene encoding bZIP transcription factor ABI5 homolog isoform X3, with the protein MASEVSKNVKVLNEQEVTSHQRDQSVRAGTSAAEEQSDPLALQSSILSLTLEELQNSLCEPGRNFGAMNMDEFMANIWNAEEFQATTGGCKGDLEEEAMATGTGESGGGGAGGSGLSRQGSFSLPPPLSRKTVDEVWAEISQGPVDAQAHAAPQAMVQPQMEIGGVAASGRQVTLGEMTLEDFLVKAGVVRGAFTDHGQAAAAVGMVPAGPMSHMQQVQLAAPMMFQVAPANAVYPVMGDGMGYHNGYPGGMVVVPPPPPSQCVAAAVSPGSSDGMSAMTQAEMMNCIGNGGMVRNGNARKRESPEDGCTEKTVERRQRRMIKNRESAARSRARKQAYTVELEAELNHLKEENARLRAEEKTILLSKKKMLLEKMMEQSRENVSAKGGRGLRRCGSSMW; encoded by the exons ATGGCGTCGGAGGTGAGCAAGAACGTGAAGGTCCTCAACGAGCAGGAGGTCACCTCGCACCAGCGTGACCAGAGCGTTCGCGCTGGGACCAGCGCTGCTGAGGAGCAGTCGGATCCGTTGGCGCTGCAGTCGTCGATCCTGTCGCTGACGCTGGAGGAGCTGCAGAATTCGCTCTGCGAGCCTGGGCGCAACTTCGGGGCCATGAACATGGACGAGTTCATGGCAAACATATGGAACGCCGAGGAGTTCCAGGCCACCACCGGCGGCTGCAAGGGGGacttggaggaggaggccatggcAACGGGAACTGGTGAGAGCGGAGGTGGAGGTGCGGGAGGAAGCGGATTGAGCCGGCAGGGGTCGTtctccctgccgccgccgctgtcccGGAAGACGGTGGATGAGGTCTGGGCCGAGATCAGCCAGGGGCCGGTGGATGCCCAGGCTCACGCCGCGCCGCAGGCCATGGTCCAGCCGCAGATGGAGATCGGCGGCGTCGCGGCCAGCGGTCGGCAGGTGACGCTGGGCGAAATGACGCTGGAGGATTTCCTGGTCAAGGCCGGCGTCGTCCGAGGAGCCTTCACAGACCACGGCCAGGCAGCCGCGGCGGTCGGGATGGTCCCAGCTGGGCCGATGAGCCACATGCAGCAAGTGCAGCTTGCGGCTCCCATGATGTTCCAAGTGGCGCCGGCCAACGCCGTGTACCCGGTGATGGGTGACGGCATGGGCTACCACAACGGGTACCCTGGGGGCATGGTGGTGgtgccgcctcccccgccgtcTCAGTGCGTGGCGGCCGCCGTGAGCCCGGGGTCGTCGGACGGGATGAGCGCGATGACACAGGCGGAGATGATGAACTGCATTGGCAACGGAGGGATGGTTCGGAACGGCAACGCGCGGAAACGCGAGTCCCCGGAGGATGGGTGCACCGAGAAGACGGTGGAGCGCCGGCAGCGGCGCATGATCAAGAACCGTGAATCGGCAGCCCGGTCACGCGCCAGAAAACAG GCATATACCGTGGAGCTTGAGGCTGAATTGAACCACCTCAAGGAGGAGAATGCACGCCTTAGAGCGGAGGAG AAGACGATTCTGTtgtcaaagaaaaagatg ctgttggaGAAGATGATGGAGCAGTCAAGGGAGAACGTGAGCGCTAAGGGCGGCCGCGGGCTGCGCCGCTGCGGCAGCTCCATGTGGTGA
- the LOC133909213 gene encoding uncharacterized protein LOC133909213 isoform X1 yields the protein MGWGISRLIGLKAAVLLSVAYFFQGLGMTLVSFPLIYTSMVAMLISMASHPAVDLPLLLGKASDGSFPLWSWIMFSPFLLFIHLFVLLRRFVKNEPLYTEIADGLFVGGWPSSVEHLPPGDPAVIDCTCELPKSSTLSNNAYLCVATWDTRAPQPSQIESAVRWAVRKRSQNKPIYVHCAYGHGRSVCVMCALLVALGLAEDWKAAEQMICEKRPSISMNTLHRKSLEEWSKHLLPSSKRSGESDASSVIHSDYNRKRN from the exons ATGGGTTGGGGGATATCCAGGTTGATTGGGCTGAAGGCTGCTGTCTTGCTTTCTGTGGCGTATTTTTTCCAGGGACTAGGAATGACACTTGTCTCTTTTCCCCTCATTTACACATCTATGGTTGCAATGCTAATCTCGATGGCTTCCCACCCAGCGGTTGATCTCCCTTTACTCCTAGGCAAGGCATCCGATGGAAGCTTTCCCTTGTGGTCATGGATCATGTTCTCGCCATTTCTTCTTTTCATCCACCTGTTTGTGTTGCTACGGAGATTTGTGAAAAATGAGCCCTTGTACACTGAGATAGCAGATGGATTATTTGTTGGAGGATGGCCTTCTTCAGTTGAACATCTGCCACCAGGTGACCCTGCCGTCATAGATTGCACATGCGAGCTGCCAAAAAGCTCAACCCTATCTAATAATGCATATTTGTGTGTTGCTACCTGGGATACAAGGGCTCCTCAGCCATCACAGATTGAGTCTGCGGTGCGATGGGCTGTGAGAAAGCGGTCTCAGAACAAACCTATATATGTCCACTGTGCCTATG GCCATGGCAGAAGCGTCTGTGTGATGTGCGCACTTCTTGTCGCACTAGGATTAGCTGAAGATTGGAAAGCTGCTGAGCAAATGATTTGTGAGAAGCGACCTTCTATTAGCATGAACACTCTTCATCGTAAAAGCTTGGAGGAATGGTCAAAACATTTGCTCCCTTCCTCAAAAAGAAGTGGGGAATCAGATGCGAGTTCTGTTATTCATTCGGATTATAACCGAAAGAGAAATTGA
- the LOC133909213 gene encoding uncharacterized protein LOC133909213 isoform X2, with protein MDYLLEDGLLQLNICHQPSQIESAVRWAVRKRSQNKPIYVHCAYGHGRSVCVMCALLVALGLAEDWKAAEQMICEKRPSISMNTLHRKSLEEWSKHLLPSSKRSGESDASSVIHSDYNRKRN; from the exons ATGGATTATTTGTTGGAGGATGGCCTTCTTCAGTTGAACATCTGCCACCAG CCATCACAGATTGAGTCTGCGGTGCGATGGGCTGTGAGAAAGCGGTCTCAGAACAAACCTATATATGTCCACTGTGCCTATG GCCATGGCAGAAGCGTCTGTGTGATGTGCGCACTTCTTGTCGCACTAGGATTAGCTGAAGATTGGAAAGCTGCTGAGCAAATGATTTGTGAGAAGCGACCTTCTATTAGCATGAACACTCTTCATCGTAAAAGCTTGGAGGAATGGTCAAAACATTTGCTCCCTTCCTCAAAAAGAAGTGGGGAATCAGATGCGAGTTCTGTTATTCATTCGGATTATAACCGAAAGAGAAATTGA
- the LOC133910169 gene encoding bZIP transcription factor ABI5 homolog isoform X2, whose translation MASEVSKNVKVLNEQEVTSHQRDQSVRAGTSAAEEQSDPLALQSSILSLTLEELQNSLCEPGRNFGAMNMDEFMANIWNAEEFQATTGGCKGDLEEEAMATGTGESGGGGAGGSGLSRQGSFSLPPPLSRKTVDEVWAEISQGPVDAQAHAAPQAMVQPQMEIGGVAASGRQVTLGEMTLEDFLVKAGVVRGAFTDHGQAAAAVGMVPAGPMSHMQQVQLAAPMMFQVAPANAVYPVMGDGMGYHNGYPGGMVVVPPPPPSQCVAAAVSPGSSDGMSAMTQAEMMNCIGNGGMVRNGNARKRESPEDGCTEKTVERRQRRMIKNRESAARSRARKQAYTVELEAELNHLKEENARLRAEEVLRNKILVIYIFHCFSLLLCMDLIKHVVSVPFSFAEDDSVVKEKDAVGEDDGAVKGERER comes from the exons ATGGCGTCGGAGGTGAGCAAGAACGTGAAGGTCCTCAACGAGCAGGAGGTCACCTCGCACCAGCGTGACCAGAGCGTTCGCGCTGGGACCAGCGCTGCTGAGGAGCAGTCGGATCCGTTGGCGCTGCAGTCGTCGATCCTGTCGCTGACGCTGGAGGAGCTGCAGAATTCGCTCTGCGAGCCTGGGCGCAACTTCGGGGCCATGAACATGGACGAGTTCATGGCAAACATATGGAACGCCGAGGAGTTCCAGGCCACCACCGGCGGCTGCAAGGGGGacttggaggaggaggccatggcAACGGGAACTGGTGAGAGCGGAGGTGGAGGTGCGGGAGGAAGCGGATTGAGCCGGCAGGGGTCGTtctccctgccgccgccgctgtcccGGAAGACGGTGGATGAGGTCTGGGCCGAGATCAGCCAGGGGCCGGTGGATGCCCAGGCTCACGCCGCGCCGCAGGCCATGGTCCAGCCGCAGATGGAGATCGGCGGCGTCGCGGCCAGCGGTCGGCAGGTGACGCTGGGCGAAATGACGCTGGAGGATTTCCTGGTCAAGGCCGGCGTCGTCCGAGGAGCCTTCACAGACCACGGCCAGGCAGCCGCGGCGGTCGGGATGGTCCCAGCTGGGCCGATGAGCCACATGCAGCAAGTGCAGCTTGCGGCTCCCATGATGTTCCAAGTGGCGCCGGCCAACGCCGTGTACCCGGTGATGGGTGACGGCATGGGCTACCACAACGGGTACCCTGGGGGCATGGTGGTGgtgccgcctcccccgccgtcTCAGTGCGTGGCGGCCGCCGTGAGCCCGGGGTCGTCGGACGGGATGAGCGCGATGACACAGGCGGAGATGATGAACTGCATTGGCAACGGAGGGATGGTTCGGAACGGCAACGCGCGGAAACGCGAGTCCCCGGAGGATGGGTGCACCGAGAAGACGGTGGAGCGCCGGCAGCGGCGCATGATCAAGAACCGTGAATCGGCAGCCCGGTCACGCGCCAGAAAACAG GCATATACCGTGGAGCTTGAGGCTGAATTGAACCACCTCAAGGAGGAGAATGCACGCCTTAGAGCGGAGGAGGTACTGAGAAACAAAATATTGGTCATCTatatttttcattgtttttCACTGCTACTATGCATGGATCTGATCAAACACGTCGTCTCTGTTCCATTCTCTTTCGCAGAAGACGATTCTGTtgtcaaagaaaaagatg ctgttggaGAAGATGATGGAGCAGTCAAGGGAGAACGTGAGCGCTAA